A single Streptomyces sannanensis DNA region contains:
- a CDS encoding response regulator transcription factor, which yields MTLTDTAVTRILLADDHALVRRGVRLILDSEPDLQVVAEAGDGAEAIAMARTHSVDLAVLDVAMPRMTGLQAARELSALQPGLRILMLTMYDNEQYFFQALKAGASGYVLKSVADQDLVAACRAAKRGEPFLYPGAVTALIRNYLDRVRHGEEVPDTVLTVREEEVLKLIAEGNSSKEIAETLVISIKTVQRHRANLLQKLGLRDRLELTRYAIRAGLIEP from the coding sequence ATGACCTTGACCGATACGGCTGTCACCCGCATCCTTCTCGCCGACGATCACGCGCTGGTCCGCCGGGGCGTGCGGCTCATTCTGGACAGCGAACCCGACCTCCAGGTCGTCGCCGAGGCAGGCGACGGCGCGGAGGCCATCGCCATGGCCCGTACCCACAGCGTCGACCTGGCCGTCCTCGACGTGGCCATGCCCCGGATGACGGGTCTCCAGGCCGCGCGGGAACTGTCCGCGCTCCAGCCCGGCCTGCGCATCCTCATGCTGACGATGTACGACAACGAGCAGTACTTCTTCCAGGCCCTCAAGGCCGGCGCCTCCGGGTACGTCCTGAAGTCCGTCGCCGACCAGGATCTGGTCGCGGCCTGCCGGGCGGCGAAGCGCGGTGAACCTTTCCTCTACCCCGGCGCGGTCACCGCTCTCATCCGCAACTACCTCGACCGTGTCCGGCACGGCGAGGAGGTACCGGACACGGTCCTGACCGTACGCGAGGAGGAGGTCCTCAAGCTCATCGCCGAGGGCAACTCCTCCAAGGAGATCGCGGAAACGCTGGTCATCAGCATCAAGACCGTCCAGCGTCACCGGGCCAACCTGCTGCAGAAACTCGGCCTGCGCGACCGTCTGGAGCTGACCCGCTACGCCATCCGGGCCGGCCTGATCGAACCCTGA
- a CDS encoding HAMP domain-containing sensor histidine kinase: protein MSLFWRIFGLNALVLGSATALLLWAPVTVSVPVLLTEAVILVGGLGIMLVANAALLRIGLAPLDRLAGLMTTVDLLRPGQRLPVPAQGGVAEVIRTFNDMLDRLEAERATSNARVLSAQESERRRIAQELHDEVGQSLTAVLLGLKRAADRAPEPLRAELQQAQEITRESLDEVRRLARRLRPGVLEDLGLVSALTSLTTDFATHTGLDVRRRFDADLPLLDRETELVLYRVAQEGLTNIARHAEAEHAELALHSTPTAVVLRIGDDGRGIGLAHEGAGIRGMRERALLVGATLDIEPGPAGGTCVSLSVPTAEKGA from the coding sequence GTGTCCTTGTTCTGGCGGATCTTCGGGCTCAACGCCCTGGTGCTCGGCTCGGCCACAGCGCTGTTGCTGTGGGCGCCGGTGACCGTCTCGGTGCCGGTGCTGCTCACCGAAGCCGTCATCCTGGTCGGTGGTCTGGGCATCATGCTGGTCGCCAATGCCGCCCTGCTGCGTATCGGACTGGCCCCGCTGGACCGGCTCGCCGGACTGATGACCACGGTGGACCTGCTCCGCCCCGGCCAGCGGCTGCCCGTGCCCGCCCAGGGCGGGGTCGCCGAGGTGATCCGCACCTTCAACGACATGCTCGACCGGCTGGAGGCCGAACGCGCCACCAGTAACGCCCGGGTCCTGTCCGCCCAGGAGTCCGAGCGGCGCCGTATAGCGCAGGAACTCCACGACGAGGTCGGCCAGAGCCTGACCGCGGTGCTGCTGGGGCTGAAGCGAGCGGCGGACCGGGCGCCCGAGCCCCTGCGCGCGGAGCTGCAGCAGGCGCAGGAGATCACACGTGAGAGCCTCGACGAAGTCCGCAGGCTCGCCCGCAGACTGCGCCCCGGTGTGCTGGAGGACCTCGGCCTGGTCAGCGCGCTGACGTCGTTGACCACCGATTTCGCCACCCATACCGGGCTGGACGTCAGGCGCCGGTTCGACGCGGACCTGCCGCTGTTGGACCGGGAGACGGAACTGGTGCTCTACCGCGTCGCCCAGGAAGGTCTGACCAACATCGCCCGCCACGCCGAGGCGGAACACGCCGAGCTGGCCCTGCACAGCACCCCCACCGCTGTGGTGCTGCGCATCGGCGACGACGGCCGCGGTATCGGGCTCGCCCACGAGGGCGCCGGCATCCGCGGCATGCGTGAACGCGCCCTGCTGGTGGGCGCCACGCTGGACATCGAACCCGGCCCGGCGGGCGGCACGTGTGTGTCCCTGTCGGTGCCCACCGCCGAGAAGGGCGCATGA
- a CDS encoding TraR/DksA family transcriptional regulator has protein sequence MTLDTDRPGPRPERFIAPEVRQRLEHERNSRLAQLSAIEEAGPEAADDLMKAQKTSLKRVLKQIDTAFERLQDGSYGTCQDCAKPIPVERLEILPYTSCCVGCQRRTG, from the coding sequence ATGACGCTCGACACGGACCGCCCCGGCCCCCGTCCCGAACGCTTCATCGCGCCCGAGGTCCGTCAGCGCCTCGAGCACGAGCGCAACTCCCGGCTCGCCCAGCTCAGTGCGATCGAGGAGGCCGGGCCCGAGGCCGCCGACGACCTCATGAAGGCGCAGAAGACCTCCCTCAAGCGTGTGCTGAAGCAGATCGACACCGCCTTCGAGCGTCTCCAGGACGGCAGCTACGGGACCTGTCAGGACTGTGCCAAGCCCATCCCGGTCGAACGGCTGGAGATCCTGCCGTACACGAGCTGCTGCGTCGGCTGTCAGCGGCGTACCGGCTGA
- a CDS encoding TraR/DksA family transcriptional regulator, with product MKNQVVAANNAGLAPEDLATLRESLHEQRLFRLEQLRTDVHVRPTASARMVLTDVEAALDRMDQDRYGNCHLCTRPITLRRLKIVPQARYCTRCQQVRDAGR from the coding sequence GTGAAGAATCAGGTCGTCGCCGCCAACAACGCGGGCCTGGCCCCCGAGGACCTCGCCACACTGCGCGAGAGCCTGCATGAGCAGCGTCTCTTCCGCCTGGAGCAGCTTCGGACCGACGTCCACGTCCGGCCGACCGCCTCCGCCCGCATGGTCCTCACCGATGTGGAAGCGGCCCTGGATCGGATGGACCAGGACCGGTACGGCAACTGCCATCTGTGCACGCGCCCCATCACCCTGCGGCGACTGAAGATCGTGCCGCAGGCCCGCTACTGCACCCGCTGCCAGCAGGTCCGGGACGCGGGTCGGTGA
- a CDS encoding ROK family transcriptional regulator — translation MRRQNLALVLATVAARSPLSRADVAGHTGLTRAAVSSLADELIGAGLLVEGESAPHGRVGRPGRALTLDPNGAAGLGLEIGITRLGACVVDLSGEVRLLETVPVDNRDRSPAEVFADLAALATAAARSAGDLGLRPAGTVMAVPGVLGPASGTIEHAPNLGWHGVALADHWPTGTPRPEIENEANLGGLAELWAGTDDETLVHVSAEAGIGAAIVIDGRLFRGARGYAGELGHVPVHPDGPLCPCGARGCLEQFAGVRAVLRDAGLRPGGRDPVTALTEAARAHDRRTLTALERAGAALGIALTSAVDLLDPSALVLGGAYGELADWLLPAMRSELAARVTVRPWDPLALRASSLGRRGPLLGAAELTVRRILRDPAGLWA, via the coding sequence ATGCGCCGCCAGAACCTGGCGCTGGTGCTCGCCACCGTCGCCGCACGGAGCCCGCTTTCGCGTGCCGACGTGGCCGGACACACCGGACTGACCCGAGCCGCGGTCTCCAGCCTGGCGGACGAGCTGATCGGAGCGGGCCTTCTGGTCGAGGGCGAGAGCGCGCCGCACGGCAGAGTCGGCCGCCCGGGCCGCGCACTGACACTTGACCCGAACGGAGCCGCGGGGCTCGGGCTGGAGATCGGGATCACCCGTCTCGGGGCCTGCGTCGTGGACCTGAGCGGCGAGGTCCGCCTCCTGGAGACCGTGCCGGTGGACAACCGGGACCGCTCACCGGCGGAGGTCTTCGCGGACCTGGCCGCGCTCGCCACGGCCGCCGCCCGCTCGGCCGGCGACCTCGGGCTGCGCCCGGCCGGCACCGTCATGGCCGTGCCCGGCGTTCTGGGGCCGGCTTCCGGCACGATCGAGCACGCGCCGAACCTCGGCTGGCACGGTGTCGCACTGGCCGACCACTGGCCGACCGGCACGCCGCGGCCGGAGATCGAGAACGAGGCCAACCTCGGTGGCCTGGCCGAGCTGTGGGCGGGGACCGACGACGAAACCCTGGTGCACGTCTCCGCCGAGGCGGGCATCGGCGCGGCAATAGTGATCGACGGACGGTTGTTCCGCGGGGCCCGCGGCTACGCCGGCGAACTCGGGCATGTACCCGTGCACCCCGACGGGCCGCTCTGCCCCTGCGGCGCGCGCGGCTGCCTGGAGCAGTTCGCCGGCGTCCGAGCCGTACTCCGCGACGCCGGACTGCGGCCGGGCGGGCGCGACCCGGTCACCGCCCTCACCGAGGCTGCCCGTGCACACGACAGACGCACGCTCACAGCGCTGGAACGGGCCGGGGCGGCGCTCGGGATCGCACTCACGTCCGCGGTCGATCTGCTCGACCCGTCCGCGCTCGTCCTCGGCGGAGCGTACGGGGAGTTGGCGGACTGGCTGTTGCCGGCCATGCGGTCGGAGCTCGCAGCCAGGGTGACGGTCCGCCCATGGGATCCGCTCGCACTGCGGGCCTCCTCGCTCGGCCGGCGTGGACCCCTCCTGGGGGCCGCCGAGCTGACGGTCCGTCGGATCCTGCGGGATCCCGCCGGGCTGTGGGCGTGA
- the xylB gene encoding xylulokinase, producing MVGPLSGPRVVIGVDSSTQSTKALAVDLDTGAVLGQGRAAHTVSSGPGRESDPEQWWRALGEAVARTGWADRAAAVSVAGQQHGLVTLDRAGRPVRPALLWNDIRSAPQAVELTAAYGAQEIARRTGSVPTAAFTAAKWAWLRAHEPAAAERTAAVRLPHDFLTERLTGEPVTDRGDASGTGWWTPAGYDAGILDRIGLDMSLLPTVLEPGVRAGFVRTDGPLRAGMPVATGTGDNMAAAIGLGLGPAPAADRAPAQPVLSLGTSGTVYAVTAGRPQDTTGTVCGFAHALYGWLPLACTLNCTLAVDRIAALLGRDREAVEAGGSAVVLPYLDGERTPDLPDASGLIHGLRHDTTPGQLLQAAYDGAAHALLTALGEVLRAGGVDDDPRRPLLLIGGGARGRAWPRTVQRLSGRPVQVPRAQELVALGTAAQAAALLTGESADAVARRWRTTEGPLFEALDRDVDTVERIADTLRRAGALQRSVTSG from the coding sequence ATGGTTGGACCCTTGTCCGGACCCCGTGTCGTGATCGGCGTGGACAGCTCCACGCAGTCCACCAAAGCCCTTGCCGTCGACCTGGACACCGGTGCGGTGCTCGGTCAGGGCCGGGCGGCGCACACGGTCAGCAGCGGACCAGGACGCGAGAGCGACCCGGAGCAGTGGTGGAGGGCGCTCGGCGAGGCCGTGGCGCGGACCGGCTGGGCAGACCGCGCAGCCGCCGTCTCGGTCGCCGGCCAGCAGCACGGGCTGGTCACCCTGGACAGGGCCGGGCGGCCCGTACGGCCCGCGCTGCTCTGGAACGACATCCGCTCCGCCCCGCAGGCCGTCGAACTCACTGCCGCGTACGGCGCACAGGAGATCGCCCGGCGCACGGGCAGCGTGCCGACCGCCGCCTTCACCGCCGCCAAATGGGCCTGGCTGCGCGCTCATGAACCGGCCGCCGCCGAGCGCACCGCCGCCGTCCGCCTGCCGCACGACTTTCTGACGGAGCGTCTGACCGGCGAGCCCGTGACCGACCGCGGCGACGCCTCCGGCACCGGCTGGTGGACACCGGCGGGCTACGACGCCGGAATCCTCGATCGCATCGGCCTCGACATGTCGCTGCTGCCCACCGTCCTGGAACCAGGTGTCCGGGCAGGATTCGTACGCACGGACGGCCCCTTGCGCGCCGGAATGCCGGTGGCGACGGGAACCGGCGACAACATGGCCGCCGCGATCGGCCTCGGACTCGGGCCCGCCCCGGCCGCTGACCGCGCGCCGGCCCAGCCGGTGCTCAGCCTCGGCACCTCCGGCACCGTCTACGCGGTGACCGCCGGGCGGCCCCAGGACACGACCGGCACCGTGTGCGGCTTCGCCCACGCGCTGTACGGCTGGCTCCCACTCGCCTGCACCCTCAACTGCACGCTCGCCGTCGACCGCATCGCGGCCCTGCTCGGACGGGACCGCGAAGCGGTCGAGGCGGGCGGCAGCGCGGTCGTGCTGCCCTACCTGGACGGCGAGCGCACGCCCGATCTGCCGGACGCCAGCGGGCTCATCCACGGCCTGCGCCACGACACAACGCCGGGCCAGCTCCTCCAGGCCGCCTACGACGGTGCGGCCCACGCGCTGCTCACCGCGCTGGGTGAGGTCCTGCGAGCCGGTGGCGTGGACGACGACCCGCGGCGGCCGTTGCTGCTCATCGGCGGCGGCGCCCGCGGACGTGCCTGGCCACGGACGGTCCAGCGGCTGTCCGGACGGCCGGTCCAGGTGCCACGGGCGCAGGAGCTGGTCGCACTCGGCACCGCGGCCCAGGCGGCCGCACTCCTCACCGGGGAATCCGCCGACGCGGTGGCCCGCCGCTGGCGCACCACCGAGGGACCGCTGTTCGAAGCGTTGGACAGGGACGTGGACACCGTGGAGCGGATCGCGGATACGCTGCGGCGGGCCGGAGCTCTCCAGCGGTCCGTCACGTCCGGCTGA
- the xylA gene encoding xylose isomerase produces the protein MSIEPPDPTPAHRFTFGLWTVGWQGRDPFGDATRPALDPVETVRRLAELGAYGVTFHDDDLIPFGASDAEREHAVKRFRAALDASGLRVPMATTNLFTHPVFKDGAFTANDRDVRRYALRKTIRNIDLAVELGAAVYVAWGGREGAESGAAKDVRTALDRLKEAFDLLGEYVETQGYDLRFAIEPKPNEPRGDILLPTVGHALAFIGELEHPDRVGLNPEVGHEQMAGLNFPHGIAQALWHGKLFHIDLNGQSGIKYDQDLRFGAGDVRQAFWLVDLLESAGYDGPRHFDFKPPRTEDFNGVWASAAACMRNYLLLAERARAFRADPDVQAALAASRLPELAVPTAEDGLAGLLTDRTAFEEFDADTAARRGMAFEQLDQLAMEHLLGAR, from the coding sequence ATGAGCATCGAGCCGCCCGACCCCACCCCCGCGCACAGGTTCACCTTCGGCCTGTGGACCGTCGGCTGGCAGGGCCGCGACCCCTTCGGCGACGCCACCCGCCCGGCCCTCGACCCGGTCGAGACCGTACGGCGGCTGGCCGAACTCGGCGCCTACGGCGTCACCTTCCACGACGACGACCTGATCCCCTTCGGTGCGAGCGACGCCGAACGCGAGCACGCGGTCAAGCGCTTCCGCGCCGCTCTGGACGCGAGCGGTCTGCGCGTGCCGATGGCCACCACCAACCTGTTCACCCACCCCGTCTTCAAGGACGGCGCGTTCACCGCCAACGACCGCGACGTGCGCCGCTACGCCCTGCGCAAGACCATCCGCAACATCGACCTGGCGGTGGAGCTGGGCGCGGCCGTCTACGTCGCCTGGGGCGGACGTGAGGGGGCCGAGTCGGGCGCGGCCAAGGACGTGCGCACCGCGCTCGACCGGCTCAAGGAGGCCTTCGACCTGCTCGGCGAGTACGTCGAGACCCAGGGCTACGACCTGCGCTTCGCCATCGAGCCCAAGCCCAACGAGCCGCGCGGCGACATCCTGCTGCCCACGGTGGGTCACGCCTTGGCGTTCATCGGCGAGTTGGAGCACCCGGATCGCGTCGGCCTCAACCCGGAGGTCGGCCACGAGCAGATGGCCGGGCTCAACTTCCCCCATGGCATCGCCCAGGCGTTGTGGCACGGCAAGCTGTTCCACATCGACCTCAACGGCCAGTCCGGCATCAAGTACGACCAGGACCTCCGCTTCGGCGCGGGCGATGTGCGCCAGGCCTTCTGGCTGGTCGACCTGCTGGAGTCGGCCGGTTACGACGGCCCGCGCCACTTCGACTTCAAGCCACCGCGCACTGAGGACTTCAACGGTGTCTGGGCCTCGGCGGCGGCCTGTATGCGCAACTACCTGCTGCTCGCCGAGCGTGCCCGCGCCTTCCGCGCCGACCCCGACGTCCAGGCCGCCCTGGCCGCCTCCCGCCTGCCCGAACTCGCCGTCCCGACCGCCGAGGACGGCCTCGCCGGACTCCTGACCGACCGGACCGCATTCGAGGAGTTCGACGCCGACACCGCCGCCCGGCGCGGCATGGCCTTCGAGCAGCTGGACCAGCTGGCCATGGAGCACCTGCTCGGCGCGCGCTGA